Proteins from a single region of Esox lucius isolate fEsoLuc1 chromosome 13, fEsoLuc1.pri, whole genome shotgun sequence:
- the LOC109616472 gene encoding proline-, glutamic acid- and leucine-rich protein 1-like translates to MIERAALRIQLPLPPLPTPKQPSDMSFGSWAERVKPVDSPAPEVRGFKGFAEDYLLHQTGQPLQSVDPDTEETDQLLEDLAVDGEEEEEEDEGFEEFTLDFTVCSLLDDVSTTSCPAPSASSPAPSASSPAPSASSPAPSGPQPATSTTPQPASSPPAVTPQVPEEQWAMDEHNRPGMDRVDSLAECLVELRNQTRLTLNNQQESQEEGEGDANKMDSHFAGLPQNRVAGSGQWGHNAGDNPAAGGGEPDNPHPVAQRQGEEAGSCIATAGD, encoded by the exons ATGATTGAGAGAGCCGCTCTACGCATCCAGCTGCCCTTGCCTCCTCTGCCTACACCTAAACAGCCTTCGGATATGTCCTTCGGTTCCTGGGCTGAGCGAGTGAAACCGGTGGACTCCCCTGCTCCTGAAGTCCGTGGTTTTAAGGGCTTCGCCGAGGACTATCTGCTACATCAGACAGGGCAGCCTTTGCAGAGTGTGGACCCCGACACAGAGGAGACTGACCAGCTGCTGGAGGACCTGGCTGTGGacggtgaggaggaggaggaggaagatgaaggcTTTGAGGaattcacactggacttcacaGTTTGTAGTCTTCTGGATGACGTCTCCACCACCAGCTGTCCTGCTCCCTCTGCTTCCAGTCCTGCTCCCTCTGCTTCCAGTCCTGCTCCCTCTGCTTCCAGTCccgctccctctggtccccagCCTGCCACCTCCACCACTCCACAGCCTGCTTCCAGTCCACCAGCTGTCACACCTCAGGTGCCTGAAGAGCAGTGG GCCATGGATGAGCACAACAGGCCAGGCATGGATCGTGTGGATAGCCTGGCTGAGTGTTTGGTGGAGCTGAGGAACCAGACCAGGCTGACCCTAAACAACCAGCAG GAGTCCCAAGAAGAAGGGGAAGGGGATGCTAACAAGATGGACTCTCATTTTGCAGGACTACCGCAAAATAGGGTAGCTGGTTCTGGCCAATGGGGCCATAATGCAGGCGACAACCCTGCAGCTGGTGGAGGTGAACCAGACAACCCTCATCCAGTGGCACAACGGCAGGGTGAAGAGGCAGGATCTTGCATTGCTACTGCAGGGGATTAA